A stretch of Miscanthus floridulus cultivar M001 chromosome 13, ASM1932011v1, whole genome shotgun sequence DNA encodes these proteins:
- the LOC136500665 gene encoding tyrosine--tRNA ligase 1, cytoplasmic-like isoform X1, translated as MDSAPAPGASSSSSAAAAAAEDLAGGVAAMTLDERFDLLRGIGEECIQEDELRNLLEKKPLPICYDGFEPSGRMHIAQGIVKTINVNKMIRAGCKVKIWIADWFAQLNNKMGGDLKKIQTVGRYMIEIWKAAGMNLDGVEFLWSSEEINNRAHEYWPIVMDIARKNNVKRITRCCQIMGRSESDDLTAAQIFYPCMQCADIFFLKADICQLGMDQRKVNMLAREYCDDIKRKNKPIILSHHMLPGFKEGQEKMSKSDPSSAIFMEDDEAQVNVKIKQAFCPPKIVEGNPCLEYIKYIVFPWFGRFEVVRKESNGGNKTFTSMDELISDYEAGALHPADVKPALAKAINEILQPVRDHFNNNNDAKVLLNTVKKYRVTS; from the exons ATGGACTCCGCGCCGGCACCCggcgcctcctcttcctcctccgccgCTGCAGCGGCCGCCGAGGATCTGGCGGGGGGCGTGGCGGCGATGACCCTGGATGAGCGGTTCGATCTGCTGCGGGGGATCGGGGAGGAGTGCATCCAGGAGGACGAGCTCAGGAACCTGCTTGAGAAGAAGCCCCTCCCCATCTGTTACGACGGCTTCGAGCCCTCCGGACGCATGCACATCGCTCAG GGCATTGTGAAAACCATCAACGTGAACAAGATGATCAGGGCCGGGTGCAAGGTAAAAATTTGGATCGCCGACTGGTTCGCGCAGCTCAACAACAAGATGGGAGGTGACCTGAAGAAAATCCAGACGGTCGGGCGCTACATGATCGAGATTTGGAAAGCGGCTGGGATGAACCTCGACGGGGTGGAGTTCCTGTGGTCCTCCGAGGAGATCAACAACCGTGCGCATGAGTACTGGCCAATTGTGATGGACATTGCCCGGAAAAACAACGTCAAGAGGATAACGAG ATGCTGCCAAATTATGGGCAGAAGTGAGTCGGACGACTTAACTGCTGCCCAGATTTTCTACCCTTGCATGCAATGTGCTGATATATTTTTCTTGAAG GCTGACATATGCCAGTTGGGGATGGACCAAAGGAAGGTCAATATGCTAGCTAGGGAGTACTGCGATGACATCAAAAGGAAGAACAAACCAATTATTCTTTCACATC ATATGCTCCCTGGTTTTAAAGAAGGCCAGGAGAAAATGTCAAAGAGTGATCCATCCTCGGCTATCTTTATGGAAGATGATGAG GCCCAAGTCAATGTGAAGATAAAGCAAGCATTTTGCCCTCCCAAAATTGTTGAGGGGAATCCTTGTTTGGAGTACATTAAATACATTGTTTTCCCTTGGTTTGGAAGGTTTGAGGTCGTCCGTAAGGAAAGCAATGGTGGTAACAA GACATTTACAAGTATGGATGAACTAATTTCTGATTACGAGGCTGGTGCTTTGCATCCTGCCGATGTCAAACCTGCACTGGCAAAAGCAATAAATGAAATTTTACAG CCTGTCCGTGATCACTTCAACAACAACAACGATGCCAAAGTTCTACTTAACACTGTCAAG AAGTACAGAGTAACCAGTTAG
- the LOC136500665 gene encoding tyrosine--tRNA ligase 1, cytoplasmic-like isoform X2, whose amino-acid sequence MDSAPAPGASSSSSAAAAAAEDLAGGVAAMTLDERFDLLRGIGEECIQEDELRNLLEKKPLPICYDGFEPSGRMHIAQGIVKTINVNKMIRAGCKVKIWIADWFAQLNNKMGGDLKKIQTVGRYMIEIWKAAGMNLDGVEFLWSSEEINNRAHEYWPIVMDIARKNNVKRITRCCQIMGRSESDDLTAAQIFYPCMQCADIFFLKADICQLGMDQRKVNMLAREYCDDIKRKNKPIILSHHMLPGFKEGQEKMSKSDPSSAIFMEDDEAQVNVKIKQAFCPPKIVEGNPCLEYIKYIVFPWFGRFEVVRKESNGGNNN is encoded by the exons ATGGACTCCGCGCCGGCACCCggcgcctcctcttcctcctccgccgCTGCAGCGGCCGCCGAGGATCTGGCGGGGGGCGTGGCGGCGATGACCCTGGATGAGCGGTTCGATCTGCTGCGGGGGATCGGGGAGGAGTGCATCCAGGAGGACGAGCTCAGGAACCTGCTTGAGAAGAAGCCCCTCCCCATCTGTTACGACGGCTTCGAGCCCTCCGGACGCATGCACATCGCTCAG GGCATTGTGAAAACCATCAACGTGAACAAGATGATCAGGGCCGGGTGCAAGGTAAAAATTTGGATCGCCGACTGGTTCGCGCAGCTCAACAACAAGATGGGAGGTGACCTGAAGAAAATCCAGACGGTCGGGCGCTACATGATCGAGATTTGGAAAGCGGCTGGGATGAACCTCGACGGGGTGGAGTTCCTGTGGTCCTCCGAGGAGATCAACAACCGTGCGCATGAGTACTGGCCAATTGTGATGGACATTGCCCGGAAAAACAACGTCAAGAGGATAACGAG ATGCTGCCAAATTATGGGCAGAAGTGAGTCGGACGACTTAACTGCTGCCCAGATTTTCTACCCTTGCATGCAATGTGCTGATATATTTTTCTTGAAG GCTGACATATGCCAGTTGGGGATGGACCAAAGGAAGGTCAATATGCTAGCTAGGGAGTACTGCGATGACATCAAAAGGAAGAACAAACCAATTATTCTTTCACATC ATATGCTCCCTGGTTTTAAAGAAGGCCAGGAGAAAATGTCAAAGAGTGATCCATCCTCGGCTATCTTTATGGAAGATGATGAG GCCCAAGTCAATGTGAAGATAAAGCAAGCATTTTGCCCTCCCAAAATTGTTGAGGGGAATCCTTGTTTGGAGTACATTAAATACATTGTTTTCCCTTGGTTTGGAAGGTTTGAGGTCGTCCGTAAGGAAAGCAATGGTGGTAACAA CAATTAG